One part of the Manduca sexta isolate Smith_Timp_Sample1 unplaced genomic scaffold, JHU_Msex_v1.0 HiC_scaffold_3333, whole genome shotgun sequence genome encodes these proteins:
- the LOC119192899 gene encoding uncharacterized protein LOC119192899, whose translation MFMQVGLREEDRDALRYLWRGNRRDSRPPEVYRMKVLIFGASCSPATAIYVMNRNAERHRHTHPEAVEAIKKKHYMDDYLDSYEDEHRAITIATQVRNIHREAHFELRKWTSNSPAVLKALGESPNATEAVEIERTERVLGLIWRPQEDRLAFNLDLARIPSNLLRREAPTKREALKIVMSLFDPLGLVSPITVRAKQLLQEVWRRGTDWDDPIDDELSAAWVNWLTHLKQLSGVTVPRCYPGYSRARKLQLHVFTDASESAYATALYWRAEDDDGRVTVTLLAAKAKQNFSRHGSKRRNKEPSDRRWRTSGNETVGGTCPHTTPPCRRGERRQLLSAVQMGHSTAPDGQGGGQELRQVPPEGGHSTATDNGRLASLPTGASSPAVYIHRFGLFRPAHSHRGPE comes from the exons ATGTTCATGCAGGTGGGACTACGCGAGGAAGATCGCGACGCACTGCGCTACCTCTGGCGGGGAAACCGCCGAGATAGCCGGCCGCCAGAGGTGTACCGAATGAAGGTATTAATCTTTGGCGCATCGTGCTCTCCTGCGACGGCGATATACGTCATGAATCGCAACGCGGAGAGACACCGACACACGCATCCTGAGGCTGTCGAGGCGATCAAGAAGAAACACTACATGGACGACTACCTCGACAGCTATGAAGATGAACACAGGGCGATAACAATCGCTACTCAGGTGCGTAACATACACAGAGAAGCTCACTTTGAACTAAGGAAGTGGACGAGTAACTCGCCCGCGGTGTTGAAGGCGCTCGGCGAATCGCCCAATGCAACCGAAGCGGTGGAAATAGAAAGGACTGAACGAGTCCTAGGCCTTATTTGGAGGCCGCAAGAAGACAGGTTGGCGTTCAACCTAGACTTGGCCCGCATACCGTCGAACCTACTGAGGCGAGAAGCACCCACGAAGAGAGaagcattgaaaatagtaatgtcgTTGTTTGATCCCCTAGGGTTGGTGTCGCCGATAACTGTGCGGGCTAAACAGCTATTACAGGAGGTGTGGCGACGCGGCACCGATTGGGACGACCCGATCGACGACGAACTGTCCGCCGCCTGGGTGAACTGGCTCACCCATTTGAAGCAACTCAGCGGCGTAACAGTGCCGCGCTGCTATCCCGGCTACTCCCGAGCGAGAAAACTCCAACTCCACGTGTTCACCGACGCCAGCGAGTCAGCCTACGCGACCGCGCTCTACTGGCGCGCCGAGGACGACGACGGACGAGTCACAGTCACGTTACTGGCGGCCAAGGCAAAG CAGAATTTCAGCCGCCACGGGAGTAAGCGCCGCAACAAAGAACCCTCCGATCGTCGATGGCGAACATCGGGCAACGAAACTGTGGGTGGAACATGTCCACACACAACTCCACCATGCAGGCGTGGAGAGCGTCGTCAATTACTGTCGGCAGTACAAATGGGTCATTCGACTGCGCCCGACGGTCAAGGCGGTGGTCAGGAGCTGCGTCAAGTGCCGCCAGAGGGCGGCCACTCCACCGCAACCGATAACGGGAGACTTGCCTCCCTGCCGACTGGCGCATCATCACCGGCCGTTTACATACACCGGTTTGGACTATTTCGGCCCGCTCACAGTCACCGTGGGCCGGAGTAG